A genomic region of Rhipicephalus sanguineus isolate Rsan-2018 chromosome 3, BIME_Rsan_1.4, whole genome shotgun sequence contains the following coding sequences:
- the LOC125757615 gene encoding uncharacterized protein LOC125757615: MPHISKSVVHPNGFEKMRVNLAVRLYSDEVLRGLFLYNAIIEEKHGSTAATVSFVERMRRLIEAMTSRCSSGALKPGGTQEKCIQNFLAYLDDWETAAGSGGFLSRSTAEGLRVTLSSTLHLLRYLTTKLNFSYMMTCRLSQDPLERLFGIVRQMSGCNDHPTASQFLISVNTLSFQNLAKPPKGSNVSSGLLRSLLGADNGKDLAPQRKLDELLDAGNLAEAHEVLSDYGHGTEHADMVVQSSDSRLIYYMAGYVARKSIASTKCAECSQQLLQGENDSSPAAASLTAAVDRGGLMYPSAKLNALVTTLENTFTHCFSLREVKPDSIMDMVSFLQLRKLTLVGCPDHCMSLTNKIIKFYVLSRLHFHVKAQNSKRNAKQERIKLLKLRRVL, encoded by the coding sequence ATGCCTCATATTAGCAAATCGGTCGTGCATCCCAATGGCTTTGAGAAAATGAGGGTAAATTTAGCAGTGCGGCTTTACAGTGATGAAGTCCTCAGAGGCCTTTTCTTGTACAATGCAATCATCGAAGAAAAGCATGGGAGCACGGCGGCGACTGTCAGCTTTGTGGAAAGAATGAGAAGGCTCATTGAGGCCATGACTTCAAGGTGCAGCTCAGGTGCACTTAAGCCTGGAGGGACGCAAGAGAAGTGCATTCAAAACTTCTTGGCTTACCTGGACGACTGGGAAACAGCTGCTGGCTCCGGAGGTTTCCTTAGCCGCAGTACAGCCGAGGGACTTCGTGTTACCTTGTCAAGCACGCTACACCTCCTCCGCTACCTGACGACGAAGTTGAACTTCAGTTATATGATGACATGCCGCTTGAGTCAGGACCCCCTAGAGAGGCTGTTTGGAATCGTCCGACAAATGTCTGGATGCAATGATCATCCGACTGCCTCCCAGTTCCTCATCTCGGTCAACACTTTGAGCTTCCAGAATTTGGCAAAGCCACCGAAAGGAAGCAATGTGTCCTCAGGACTGCTGAGAAGTCTGCTAGGAGCTGACAACGGAAAGGATCTCGCTCCTCAGAGGAAGTTAGATGAGCTTCTCGACGCAGGAAACCTCGCCGAAGCACATGAAGTACTCAGTGACTACGGCCACGGCACCGAGCATGCTGACATGGTCGTGCAAAGCAGCGATTCCAGACTCATATACTACATGGCTGGCTACGTGGCAAGAAAAAGCATTGCAAGCACCAAATGTGCAGAGTGCAGCCAGCAGCTCCTACAAGGCGAGAACGATTCATCTCCAGCTGCAGCATCCCTCACTGCTGCTGTTGACCGAGGAGGCCTGATGTACCCATCAGCCAAGCTCAACGCACTCGTGACCACTCTCGAGAACACTTTTACCCACTGCTTCAGTTTGAGAGAAGTCAAACCTGACAGCATCATGGACATGGTTTCCTTCTTGCAGTTAAGGAAGCTTACACTTGTTGGCTGCCCTGACCACTGTATGTCCCTCACGAACAAAATTATCAAGTTTTATGTGCTTTCTAGGCTCCACTTTCATGTCAAGGCCCAAAACAGCAAGCGAAACGCTAAACAGGAAAGAATAAAGTTGCTAAAGCTTAGACGCGTGCTCTGA